A stretch of Henckelia pumila isolate YLH828 chromosome 4, ASM3356847v2, whole genome shotgun sequence DNA encodes these proteins:
- the LOC140860068 gene encoding acetyltransferase At1g77540-like yields MEKQRESNDEGENSIVWNEKERKFETRDREAYIEYQLRGGGGGKVLDLLHTYVPPSKRGLGLAAHLCVAAFSHAEAQSLSVVPTCSYVSDTFLPRNPSWNSMVYKEDVKSSM; encoded by the exons ATGGAAAAACAAAGAGAAAGCAACGACGAAGGTGAGAATAGCATAGTTTGGAATGAGAAAGAGAGGAAATTCGAGACACGAGACAGAGAAGCATACATCGAGTACCAGTTGagaggcggcggcggcggcaaaGTGTTGGACTTGCTTCACACTTACGTTCCGCCGAGCAAGAGGGGCTTGGGTCTGGCCGCTCACCTCTGCGTCGCCGCCTTCTCTCACGCGGAGGCGCAGTCTTTATCCGTCGTACCCACTTGCTCCTATGTCTCT GATACATTTCTTCCGCGGAACCCATCTTGGAATTCCATGGTGTACAAGGAAGATGTGAAGTCTAGCATGTGA
- the LOC140860067 gene encoding F-box protein 7, protein MTSDTAANLAAKLESASQLRAARFFVTQRPWLDLYGINVRPVAPVGSVSSKPYVDPALIHRCLPDELLLEIFSKMTPYTLGMAACVCRKWRCTIRIPVFWRMACLKAWQVNGLTENYKILHSIYDGSWKKMWLLRPRLRTDGLYVSRNTYIRAGVAEWKISNPVHIVCYFRYLRFYPSGRFLYKNSSQKVKDVVKCMNFRATKADCVFSGQYTLTEDKVEAALLYPGLRPTVLRIRLRLRGTTVGANNRMDLLSLVTSGVNDAEASGPDEEILGVVEGWEEDETHNPDVPAISHRRGLTAFVFVPFDEVGTSVLNLPVDKMDYFVPG, encoded by the exons ATGACTTCAG ATACCGCGGCAAACCTTGCGGCCAAGCTTGAATCAGCTTCTCAGTTGAGGGCTGCTCGATTCTTCGTAACGCAAAGGCCATGGCTTG ATCTTTATGGGATTAATGTCAGACCTGTTGCTCCTGTTGGGAGCGTCAGCAGCAAACCATATGTTGATCCAGCACTTATACACAGGTGCTTGCCTGATGAGTTGCTCTTGGAG ATCTTTTCAAAAATGACTCCATATACCCTAGGGATGGCAGCTTGTGTTTGTCGAAAATGGAGATGTACAATACGTATCCCTGTGTTCTGGCGCATGGCATGTCTAAAAGCTTGGCAG GTCAATGGACTCACAGAAAATTATAAGATTCTTCATTCTATTTATGATGGTTCATGGAAGAAGATGTGGCTCTTAAGGCCAAGACTTCGAACTGATG GTCTTTATGTCAGTCGGAATACCTATATCCGTGCTGGAGTTGCGGAGTGGAAGATCAGTAATCCGGTTCATATT GTGTGCTATTTTCGGTACTTGAGATTTTATCCTTCTGGAAGGTTTCTCTATAAG AACTCATCACAAAAAGTAAAAGATGTGGTGAAATGCATGAATTTTCGGGCCACAAAAGCTGATTGTGTTTTTAGTGGGCAGTACACTCTTACCGAAGACAAG GTTGAGGCTGCTCTTTTATATCCTGGCTTGCGACCAACTGTGCTAAGAATCCGCTTGAG GTTGAGGGGCACCACGGTAGGTGCTAACAATAGAATGGATCTGCTCTCGCTCGTAACCAGTGGTGTGAATGATGCAGAGGCCAGCGGGCCGGATGAGGAGATTCTTGGAGTAGTTGAAGGGTGGGAAGAAGATGAAACCCATAATCCTGATGTTCCAGCTATTTCACATAGAAGGGGTTTGACTGCTTTCGTCTTCGTGCCATTTGATGAA GTTGGGACATCGGTATTGAATCTGCCTGTGGACAAGATGGATTATTTTGTACCTGGTTGA